The Mangifera indica cultivar Alphonso chromosome 8, CATAS_Mindica_2.1, whole genome shotgun sequence genome has a window encoding:
- the LOC123224567 gene encoding glyceraldehyde-3-phosphate dehydrogenase A, chloroplastic-like, whose translation MASATFSVAKPSLQANGKGFTDFSGLRNSASLPFSRKTSEDFLSVIAFQTSAVGNSGYRKGAAEAKLKVAINGFGRIGRNFLRCWHGRKDSPLDVIAINDTGGVKQASHLLKYDSTLGIFEADVKPVGDNAISVDGKVIKVVTNRNPANLPWGELGIDLVIEGTGVFVDRDGAGKHIQAGAKKVLITAPGKGDIPTYVIGVNADAYNPDEPIISNASCTTNCLAPFVKVLDQKFGIIKGTMTTTHSYTGDQRLLDASHRDLRRARAAALNIVPTSTGAAKAVALVLPSLKGKLNGIALRVPTPNVSVVDLVVQVSKKTFAEEVNAAFRESADKELEGILSVCDEPLVSVDFRCSDVSSTVDSSLTLVMGDDMVKVIAWYDNEWGYSQRVVDLADIVANKWK comes from the exons ATGGCTTCGGCTACTTTCTCTGTAGCCAAACCATCACTTCAG GCTAATGGAAAGGGATTTACAGATTTCTCTGGTCTGCGCAACTCAGCAAGCCTTCCCTTTTCCAGGAAAACCTCTGAGGATTTCCTTTCAGTCATTGCTTTCCAGACCTCTGCG GTGGGAAACAGTGGATACAGGAAAGGTGCAGCTGAGGCAAAGCTAAAGGTGGCCATAAACGGGTTTGGTAGAATTGGCAGAAACTTCTTGAGGTGCTGGCACGGACGCAAGGACTCCCCCTTGGATGTCATTGCCATCAATGACACCGGAGGTGTCAAGCAAGCTTCCCACCTTCTGAAGTACGATTCCACTCTTGGCATCTTTGAAGCTGATGTCAAACCTGTCGGTGATAATGCTATTTCCGTAGACGGCAAGGTCATCAAGGTTGTCACTAATCGCAACCCTGCCAATCTCCCCTGGGG GGAGTTGGGCATCGACCTTGTTATCGAAGGAACTGGAGTGTTTGTAGACAGGGATGGTGCAGGTAAGCACATTCAGGCAGGTGCCAAGAAGGTGCTCATCACTGCCCCTGGCAAGGGTGACATTCCAACCTATGTCATTGGAGTGAATGCCGATGCTTACAACCCAGATGAGCCCATTATCAGCAATGCTTCTTGCACAACTAACTGCCTTGCCCCCTTTGTCAAGGTCCTTGACCAGAAGTTTG GTATTATCAAGGGAACCATGACTACCACACATTCATATACTGGTGACCAGAGGCTGCTTGATGCTAGCCACCGTGACCTCAGACGTGCAAGAGCAGCTGCTCTTAACATTGTCCCAACTTCAACTGGTGCAGCAAAGGCTGTGGCCCTTGTCCTCCCATCTCTCAAAGGCAAACTTAATGGCATTGCCCTGCGTGTGCCAACCCCAAATGTCTCAGTTGTTGATCTAGTGGTCCAGGTCTCCAAGAAAACCTTTGCAGAAGAGGTGAATGCTGCCTTTAGAGAAAGTGCCGACAAGGAGCTAGAGGGTATCCTTTCTGTCTGCGATGAGCCCCTTGTTTCAGTTGACTTTAGGTGCTCTGATGTATCCTCAACTGTTGATTCATCACTCACCCTAGTCATGGGAGATGACATGGTTAAGGTAATTGCCTGGTATGATAATGAATGGGGTTACTCCCAAAGGGTTGTGGATTTGGCTGATATAGTTGCCAACAAGTGGAAATAA